The following nucleotide sequence is from Pseudomonas putida S13.1.2.
ACCCAATCACTGCGGTCGCCATGGCGGCGGAAGTAGTTGCCAATGATGGTTTCCGTGCTGCCATAGGTGGTGCCGTTTGGCGGCACGGGGTACATCTCGGCGGTATCCAGGGTGTTGACCCCGGCATCTTTGGCCAGGCGGATTTGTTCGAAGGCTTCGGCTTCGGTGTTTTGCTCGCCCCAGGTCATGGTACCGAGGGTGATGGCGCTGACCTTGAGGTCGGTGCGCCCGAGGGTACGTTTTTGCATGGCACTTCCTTGATGAATGGTTCGGGAAAAAGGTTCCAGCCTTAGCCGCTCGCAACGGCCTGCCCAGACTCCTGCCCAAGCCGGCTGAAGATCAGCGCCGACAATACGCAAAGCAGGCTAGCCAGCGCCATGGCCAACCCGATGTCTTCAATGGCGGGCACGCCATGGCCATTGGTGTGCTGGATGAGCCCCAGCAGCAGGGCCGCGATGCACACTGCCAGGCTCATGCCCAGCTGAACCGACATGGCCGACAAGGTGCTGGCCTGGCCGGCTTGTTCGCGGCTGACGTCGGCGTAGCCAAGCGCCCCCAGAGTGCTCATCTGCAAAGAGCGCGACACGCCGCCCGAAAACAGCAGAAGCAGCGTCAGCACCATACCGGTATCGGGCCGCAACAGGGCACACAGGGCCATGCAGGCGGCACTGATGATGGCGTTGCACACCAGAATGCGGCGAAAGCCAAAGCGTCGCACCAGGCGCACCGAGATGAACTTGATGACCAAGGCGCCCGCGCCCCCGGCAAAGGTCATCAACCCGGCCTGCAAGGCGCTCAGGCCAAAGCCTACCTGGAACAGCAGCACCAGCAAAAAGGGCAGGGCAGCGCTGCCCAGCCGAAACAGCATGCCGCCCAGCAGCACGATACCGAAGGTGGGGATGCGCAGTAGCGAGAGGTCCAGCAGCGGCGTGGGGTAACGCTTGGTGTGGTGCAGGTAAAAACCGCCGAACACAATGCCAGTGGCCAGTAGCAGCGCAGGCCAGTAACCGCCAAGCAACTGCCCGTGGCCGAGTGATTCGAACGCCAGCATCAGGCTGGCCAGCGCCGCACTGCTGAGCACGAAGCCGACCTTGTCCAGTGGATGCTGCTGTTGGCCGCAGTAGTCGGGCACATGCCGTATTACCAGTACGATACCCAGCAGGCCGATGGGCAGGTTGATCAGGAATATCCAGTGCCACGACAGCGCGGTCACCAGCAGGCCGCCCAGGGGTGGGCCAAGCACGGGGCCGAGCAGCGCCGGCATGGTCAGAAACGCCATGGCACGCATCAGGTTGGCCTTGCTGGTTCCGCGCAGCAGGATGATCTGCCCGACCGGCACCATCAGTGCGCCGCTTGCACCCTGGCAAAAACGCGCCAGCGACAGTTGCAGCAGCGAGGCTGATGCGGCGCAGGCCAAGGAGCAGAGCATGAACAGGCAAATGGCGGTGATGAACACGCGCCGTGGACCGAAGCGCTCGGCCAGCCAGCCACTGATGGGGATGAAGAGGGCGGCGGCCAGCAGGTACAACGACACGATGAGGTTCATGCGCACGCTGGCTTCGCCAAAGTCAGTGGCGATTTGCGTCAGGGCTGTGAGCACGGCGGTGGAGTCGAGCAGCTCCATGAACAGGGCGCAGCCGATAATCATTGGTACCTTGCGGTCCAGCGGTGCATCGGGGGCACTGGTTGCAGGCCGGGGGGTGGCTGGCGCGTTCAGAGGACGCAACCGTTGTTGTCTGGCAGCCGGGACGTGGCGTGTGGCATGAAGGGCGGCTCCTGGGAAGATGGCGCACCTTAGCGATTATTCGACAGACCTGTGAAATACCCAGCGGTGCTATGTTAATAATTAAAATAACTGATGTTGAAATACTTTAAATATGCGTTTTGTAATAGGTTTTTCGGGGCCGCTTTGCGGCCCGTCGCGACACAAGGCCGCTCCTACAGGCGATCGCGATTCCTGTAGGAGCGGCCTTGTGTCGCGATGGGCTGCGCAGCAGCCCCAGTCTGCAAACGGTGCATATCAGAAGTTGTAGGTCAGCCGGGTGAAGTAGTAACCCCCGGTAAAACCATACGGCGAATACGCCCCATACCCCTTGGTCATGGTCTTGCTGCTGGGGTTCTGCCGTTCGGGGTAAACATCAAACAGGTTCTGCGCCCCTACGGCCAGGTTGAGGTCTTTGGTCAGCTGATACCCCACATCGATGTCGGTAATCCAGCGCGCCTTGTACTCCCGGTCCAGGCTGCGGTCGGTCGCCGAGTTCACTTCACGCCATGAACCATAGCGGGTCAGGGTCAGGTTGCTGGTCCAGCGGTCGCGTTGCCAGTTGGCGCCCAGAATCAACTTGGTGTGCGGCTGCACCTCAGTCAAAAAGTTGCGCGCCTGGCGGTCCATCAGGCTGTAGTTCGTGCCCTGGATGTTGACGTTCTCCTTGTAGCTCAGGATCTGCGTCTGGTTCCAGTTGAAGGCGGCTGTCCATTTCAGTTGCCCCCAGTTGCCCAGGTTCTGGTCGAAATTGCCGACCAGGTCCAGGCCCTTGGTGCGGGTGTTTGCGCCGTTGGTGAAATAGCGCCCGCCAGAGGTGGAGTCGATCCCGTTGTCCAGCAGCGTCTGGGTCACTTCGTCGCCCAGCAGGGTGCCGGTGAGGGTGATGCGGTCGCGTACGTTGATCACGTAAGCATCTGCGGTAAACGACAGTTGCGGGGCGGGCTGATAGGTCAGGCCCAGGCTGTAGTTGGTCGAACGCTCGGGCTTGAGTGAGGTGGCGCCCAATGCCTTGGCTGCCGCCGAGTCCACCGGCAGCACGCCGTAGTTGATCGATTGGTACACACCATTGACCACACCGTAGGTAGTCGAGCGGGCGCTGAACAGGCTGTTGGCCAGCGACGGTGCACGAAAGCCGTTGCTGACCGTGGCGCGCACGGCCAGCTCGGGGGTGAACTCGTAGCGCGTGGTCAGCTTGCCGCTGCGGGTGGCGCCCACTGCGCGGTTGTAGTGTTCGTAGCGCAATGCGCTGCCCAGGTACCACTGCGGCAGCGGGTTGAAGCCGACGTCGATGTAGCTGGCCACGCTGTTGCGGCTGGTGCTGGTGGCTTCATCCGGCGAGATACCGTTGGTGACCTGTGCACCGGACGCGGCGCAGTCGCCCGGCGCACGGCAGTAGCCGCCGTTGGCCCACGAGGCCCAGTCGCCATCGCGTACCTGGTAGGTGTCACGGCGGTGCTCCAGGCCCCAGGACAGGTCAAGCGGCTTGTCCAGGCCGATGTCGAAGCTGCGTTGCAGGTCCAGGTTGCTGGTCAGCTGTGTGGCGATCCAGGTGCCCGATTCGAAATGGTTGGGCGTGGCCTCGCCCAGCGAGGCGTTCTGGTTGTGTGTGGTGCCCTGCAGCGCCGCGTTGCGCCCGTAGGTGCTGGACAGGTCCCAGGCCCACTCGCCGGCATTGCCCTTGGCGCCAAAGGCCCCTTGCACATCATCTTCCTCGATGTACCAGGTGGGCGTGTAGCCACCGGGGTAGCCGTTGGGGCCGGTGGTGATGGTGTTGGTGATGGTCGGCAGGCGGAAGTTCTGGCCCTGCTCGGCCTTGCGGTGCGAATAGGTGGTGAAGGAGTACAGGGTCAGGTCGTCGCTTAGCGGCAGTTCGGCGTTGTAGCCCAGGGTCAGCAGGTTGATCTTCGGCGTGCCGTAGCCGCCGTAGGTCGACTTGCCGGCCTTGTCGAAGGCTTCGGCATAGCTATAGCCGTTGGCGCTGGCCTTGTTGTCGTCGTTCTGGCTGCGCGCATCCAGGGCCAACTGCACGATGCCGCTGTCACCGATCTCGAAGCCCTTGTTCAAGCCTTGCTGCACGGTCTGCTTCTTGCCGTCGTAACCCTGGCCGGCGTTGGTCACCGAGGTGCCGGTAGCGTCGGCCTTGAGGATCACGTTGATCACCCCGGCGATGGCGTCGGAGCCGTACTGGGCAGCCGCGCCATCGCGCAGCACCTCGACGTGGTCGATGAGGCTGATGGGGATCAGGTCAAGGTCGGTGGGCGCAGCGCCCGCATGGATGCCGCTGATGTTCAGGGTAGCGCTGGTATGGCGGCGCTTGCCATTCACCAGCACCAGCACCTGCGCCGCATTCAGCCCGCGCAGGCTGGGCGCACGGGCCATGCCGCTGGCGTCCCAGCCGGTTTTTTCCGGCAGGGTGAAGGACGGTACGCTGGCGCTGAGCGCTTCCATCAGGCCGGGTTTGCCGGTTTGCTGCAATTGCTTGGCGCTGATCACATCGATCGGCACCGGGCTCGTGGTGACCGTGCGTTTTTCCGAGCCACGGTTGCCGGTGACGATCACGGTGCCGAGCTGTGACGGGGCCGTGGCCTGGGTAGCGCTTTCGGCAAATGCGTCAGGCGCGGCCAGGCAGGTGGTACCAAGGGCCATGGTCAGCAGTGCGGGTTGCAGGCGCGGGCTGGGCAGTTTCAAGGCGTGAAGCATGTTCGCTCTCCATGAGCGCTGTCGAACAGCGGGTGCACAGGGGCCGCCCGCCGGGTAGCCCCGGCAGGCAAGCAACAAGGGGGTGGGTTAGCGGCGTATCAGGGCGCTTTTGCAGCGACCGCTTCGATCTCGACCAGGGCGCCCGGCAGGGGCAGGGCAACCACTTGCAAGGCGGTGCGGGTTGGTTTTTTCGGTTGCTCGGCAGTGGCGAAAAACTCGGTGTAGGCGGCCTGCAGCCCGGCAAAGTCCAGCTTGCCTTCGGTGGCCGGGTCGCCTACCAGAAACACCCTCAGCTGTACCACGTCACCCAGGCCCAGGCCCTGGCTTTGCAGGGCTGCCTGGATCTTTTTCAGTACCGAGCGGGCCTGGGTTTCGGTGTTGCCATAGGCGGCAATGGTCTGTGGTGGTGCGTTGGGGTCGGCAACGTCGGGCAAGGTGCCGCTGACGAAGGTCAGCGAGGTACCGGCGGGTACGGTGACCAGTTGCGAAATGGGGAATTTCGAACCTGGCGGGTCGACACGCTTGATGGTGTCGGCCTGGGCGGTAAGTGCGGACAGTGACATGAAGGCTCCAAGCAGCAGGGCAGTTGTGTTCATCAGAAGGCTTCCTTGTTCAGGCGGCGACGCCGCGTTGCTGTTGCAGGGCGTGCCGGGCGATCTGCCCGACTACATGGCGTGCCGAATCCGCAGCGCTGTTCTGCCAGATGCCCACCCCGCCATGGGCCAGTGCATCGCTGGCCAGCCAGGTGCGGCCCTGGGGCAGGTTGAGGTGCGAGTAGCCGGGTTCGGCCAGCACGTCGTGGACGATCCATGGGCTTTCGCTGAACGGCACCTTGGACCAGTTCACCGCCACCCCGCGCTGCAACTTGCCGGCATGGCCCGGGTGCAGCGACTCCACGGCCTGGCGCGACGACGCCAGTTGCTGCTCTGTCGAACGCGTGGCAAATGTGCGCGCCACTTCGCCGGTGTTGTAGGTGCCCACCAGGATGCCTTGCGCACTGTTCAGGTGGTCGCTGGGGTACCACAGCAGCCGCGCTTCGTGGTTGATGTAGGAGAGCCCGCCATAGATCTGGAACTCGCTTTCCCAGAAGCGCGGTGCCTGCCACGCCACCTTGTTGGCCAGGTCCGGCTTGGCCTGGGCTATGGCCGCCTGGGTGGTCTTGCCAAAGTTGTGGTCAACCCGGGCCAGCAGTGGCAGGGGGATGGTGACGATGGCGTAGTCGGCTGTTTCCACCTGGGTCTTGCCGCTGCGACGGTCACGCCAGGTAACCTGGCTACCGTTGTCGCCGGTGCGGATCGCCTGCACTTCGGCGTGCAGTTGCACCTTGTCCTGCACCTTGGCGTACAGGGCCTTGGCAATCTGGTCCATGCCGCCGACCGGCTGGAACATGGTGGCGGAAAACTCCGGGATCTCGTCAAACACCAGCGGCAGCATCAGGTTAGGGTTTAGCAGTTGCTTGAGTGCTACTGGCTGGCGCTGGATCGGTGTCTGGTCGCCCGCCCCGGCGAAGCGGGTGTAGCCGGCGCGGACCGAGCCCTTGTAATGGCGCTGCTCGTCGAGGTCGCCATACACCTTGAGAAAGTCCAGCAAGGCCTTCTGGTCGCCGGTGTCCAGTTCCTTGTCCAGCGCTTTGCCGCTGATGCTGCGCGACAGCAGTTCGCTGAGGTGCCCACGGGTGTCATTCACCGCCTGGCGCAGCAGCAACGGTGGCTGGGCAAGGTCTGGTTGGGCGAGGGCGTTGCGGCTGCTGTTGACCAGCACTTCCAGCGGCACGCCCAGCTCGCGGCAGTAGCCGAGGATGGTCAGGTGGTGGCTGGGCAGCCGTGCGGGGCCTGCATTGAAGTAGTGGCCGTTGTCGAAACGCACCTGCTGGCGGCTGCCGTCATTGTGCAGTACCTCGTCGCCGTTGCGCAGCGTCCAGGCGCGCCCGCCGATTCGCTCGCGGGCTTCCAGCACGCGCACCTCAAAACCGGCTTTGCCAAGTTCATAGGCTGCCACCAGGCCACTGATGCCAGCCCCCACCACCAGCACGCGCTTGCCGTTGCCGGACGTGGCTGGCAGGCCCAGCGGCTGGAAGGTGCTGGCCGTGGCTGCAGTGGGCAACAGGCCCAGGGCGGACAGGCTGCCAAGCGCGGCGCCATAGCTGCCAGCGGCCATCAGGTGGGCAATAAGGTCTCTACGGGTCAAGCCCATGGTGTGTTCTCCTTGCAAGTGAAAAGTGAGTCCGTTCAGCGCGGCGCTACAGCTCGTAGCGCACGCTCAGCAGCACGGTGCGTGGGTCGTTCACCGAGTAGTAGGCGGTGCGGCTGGCGGCCGAGTAGGCGATGCTTTGCGGGTAGGCGCGGTCGAGCAGGTTCTTGACCGACAAGGTGGTGGTCCAGTGGCCGTCGGCGCTGGCATAGCTGGTGCTGGCATTCCAGAAGCCCTGGGCAGGTACTTCGTAGATATCGGCGTTCAGCGGGTTGGCGTAGGAGCGGGTCTGGTACTGGTAGTCGGTGTTGGCCACCAGCTCACCCGGCAGGTTGACGGGCACCGTCCAGTTCAGGCCAAGGCTGGCGTTCCATTCCGGTGCAAAGATCATTTCCTTGCCGTCGGCACTCACGCCTGGGCCACTGGCATTCTGGAAGTCGTCGTACTGGCTTTTCAGGTAGCCCAGGTTGGCGGTCAGGCGCAGGTCGCGCGCCAGCAGCACGGTATTTTCCAGCTCCACGCCGTAGGTGTGGGCACTGCCAACGTTGGTACGCAGGTTGGCGCTGATGGCCGGGTCCCAGGCATTAGTTTGCAGGTCGTCGTAGTCGTTGTAGAAGAAGGCGATGTTGCTGCGCAGGCGGCCATCGGCAAAGTCGCCCTTCAAGCCCACCTCATAGGTGGTGACGTTTTCCGGATCAAAGCCTTGCTCGGCAGCGGCGCGGGTTGGCGCGCGGTTGTCGAAGCCGCCAGCCTTGAAGCCCCGGGCCACATAGCCGTACTGCACCAGGTTGTCGCTCCAGGCGTACTCCAGGCCGATCTTGGGGCTGAGCGATGCCCAGGAATCGCTGGTTTCGGCAGCGAAGTTAGTGCCGGTGATTGCCCGGTCGGTGGTGATGGCGTAGTTGGTGTAATCGAAGTTCTTGTGCTCGTGGGTGAAGCGCAGGCCGGTGGTCAGCGACAGGCGAGGGGTCAGCTTGTAATTGCTCTGCCCGTACAACGCGTAGCTTTCGGTGTCGGTGGTGCTGTATTGGCCGCTGGTATTGACCCGGTTTTGCGCCACCGAAAAGGTCAGGCTGTCGCGCTCGGCGCGGAAGCGTTCCTTGTACAGGTACACACCGAGGGTGTAGCTGAACCTGTCGTATTCGCCGTTAAGCTGGAATTCCTGGGTGGCGTAGCGCTGCTTGTAGGTGATCAGGTTGTTCTGGATCGGCGACGCGGTGCCGCTGTTGGCCTGGCCGGAGTTGTCGTAGTCCACCGGCTGGTCGAATTCCGACCAGGCCGTGACCGACTTGAAATTAAGGTGGTCATCGATGTTGTAGAGCGCACGCAGCACCGCACTGCCCTGGTCCAGCTTGTTCTTCGGGTCGAGGCTGCTGTAGGTCTTGAACTTGTCGAAATGGCCATTGGCCGGGTTGAAGGGCGTATAGCTGGTGGTATCGCCGCGGTCGAAGGTGCCGGCCAGGGTCAGTTGCACGTCCCAGGGCGAATCCTGCGGGGCCAGGCGCAGCTTGCCGCGGTAGGACTGGATGTCGATGTTGTTGACGTCCTTGTGGCGGGTGCGGTTGTACACGGTGCCGTCGCGGGTCAGGCGTATGGCCGAAAAGCTGCCGAACAGGGTGTTGTCCACCAGCGGCCCACTCACCAGCAGGCGCCCGTTCTGTGCGTTGTAGTTGCCGGCACCCAGCTCGACGAAGGCGCGGGCCTGCTGGGTCGGGTCGCGGGTGATTACCCGTATCGCGCCGGCTGCACTGTTGCGCCCGTACAGGGTGCCTTGTGGGCCGCGCAGCACTTCAACGCGCTCCACGTCGTTGAAGTCCAGCATCGAAGAAATCGCCCGCGGGATGTACAGGTCATCGGCGTATACCGCAACGGCCGCTTCCTGGATCGGGTCGGTTTCGCCAATACCGCGTATGCCGTAGGTTTGTGCGCTGTAGGAAATGGACTGGCGGTTCAGCGTCAGGTTGGGCACCCGCCCGGACAGGTCGCGGATGTTGTTGATCTGCGCATCCTGCAGGGTGCGCTCGTCGAAGGCGCTGATCGCCAGCGGGGTTTTCTGCAGGTTCTCTTCACGGTGCTCCGCCGTGACAGTGACGGTTGGCAGCTTGTCGCCTGGCGTTTGGGCAGGCTCGGCGAAGGCCGTGGGCGTGAACAGGGCGAACGCAACGGCGGCGTACAGGCGAGGGCGAACAGGGTAGGGCAAAGGCTTCATGCTGCAGCTTCCAGATAACCAGCATCGAATGGGATTTCGGATACCTGGATACCGCAGCCGGGTGAGGTGACCTGAGGCTGAAGGAGGTATTAGGTTCCTTTGCCTCCGCCAGTCAGGGGTCGGTCTGGTGAGAACATATCTCTATGAAAAAACGTTTTGAAATACTTTTTGCGTCTAAGCTAATATTATTAATATGAATTAATAAAAATGCTTAAAATTCAATAAATGCATTTTATGGTTGATGTAGAGGTGGTTTTTCAGGCGCCGAGTGGTCAGTCGGACTAAACCTCCACATCCACGAAATACGTGCACGGTAGCGACCGCGTGCGGTCGCTACCGTGCGCGTATGTGGTGCGGTCTTGTAGGCTTCGTCGACCCCTGCGCCTGAGCGTCACTCCAGGTAAATCTTGGTCAACAACCGCAACAACTGGTCCCGCTCCTCATCATCCAGCGCCGAGGTCGCCTCGCGGTCGCTGTCCTTGGCGATCTGCTTCAGTTCCTTGAGCAGCGCTTCTCCCGCCTTGCTCAAGAAGATTCCGTAAGACCGCTTGTCCGGCTTGCACCGCACGCGCACGGCCAAGGCCCGTTCTTCCAGCTTGTTCAGCAGGGGCACCACCTGCGGTGGCTCGATCGCCAACGACCGCGCCAGGTCCGCCTGCATCAACCCAGGGTTCTGCTCGATCACCGCCAGCGCCGAAAACTGCGCCGGGCGCAGGTCGTGTGCCGAAAGCCGGCCAATAAGGTTCTGAAACAGCTTCAATTGGGCGCGGCGCAGGGCGTAGCCGATCAAGTCCTCAAGTACCCCATCCGCAGCTGCAGCGGGCATGGAAGCGGTTTCGGTAGTGCGGGCAGACCTTGCCATGGGGGTACAGGCTCCTGGCTCATGGATAAGAAAGTTACTCAGTCTGCCTGCCTTGGTGAAATCCGGCTAGGGGAGTGACTGGCAAATAACCGCCACACCGGCAGCGGTGGAAAGATAATTTTCATAATAGTTAATTGACATAACTAATTGGCTCGCTTAGCTTGGTGTTCACCACCTCGAACAACAAGAGTGCAGAACCATGAGCAAATACGAAGGCCGCTGGGCTACCGTGAAGGTCGAACTGGAGTCGGGCATTGCCTGGGTCACCCTCAACCGCCCGGAAAAGCGCAATGCAATGAGCCCCACGCTGAACCGGGAAATGGTCGACGTGCTGGAAACCCTGGAACAGGACAGCGACGCCGGGGTGCTGGTGTTGACCGGCGCAGGTGAGTCGTGGACTGCAGGCATGGACCTGAAGGAATACTTCCGTGAGGTGGACGCCGGCCCGGAAATCCTGCAAGAAAAAATCCGCCGCGATGCCTCGCAATGGCAATGGAGGCTGTTGCGCATGTACGCCAAGCCGACTATCGCCATGGTCAACGGCTGGTGCTTTGGCGGCGGCTTCAGCCCGCTGGTGGCCTGCGACCTGGCCATCTGTGCCGACGAGGCTACCTTCGGCCTGTCGGAAATCAACTGGGGCATCCCGCCGGGCAACCTGGTCAGCAAAGCCATGGCCGATACCGTTGGCCACCGCCAGTCGCTGTACTACATCATGACCGGCAAGACCTTTGGTGGGCCCAAGGCCGCCGAGATGGGGCTGGTTAACGAAAGCGTGCCGCTGGCGCAATTGCGTGACGTTACCCGCGAACTGGCGCTCAACCTGCTGGAAAAGAACCCGGTGGTGCTGCGTGCGGCCAAGAACGGTTTCAAGCGCTGCCGCGAACTGACCTGGGAGCAGAACGAAGACTACCTGTACGCCAAGCTCGACCAGTCCCGTCTGCTGGACACCGAAGGTGGGCGAGAGCAGGGCATGAAGCAGTTCCTCGACGACAAGAGCATCAAGCCAGGCTTGCAGGCCTACAAGCGTTGAGTTCAAGCGGGCTGGGCCATTACCGGCCACAGCCTGCAGGTATTCCCTATAAGTACAAAAAAGAGGAATAAGCATGTTGCAGGTGCCTTTGCTGATAGGCGGGCGGTCGTGCCCCGCCAGCGATGGACGTACCTTCGAGCGGCGCAACCCGGTCACCGGTGAAGGGGTGTCGCAAGCCGCCGCTGCCACGCTGGCCGATGCCGATGCGGCGGTGGCCGCTGCCAGTGCAGCGTTCCCGGCCTGGGCCGCCTTGGCGCCCGGCGAGCGTCGCAGCCGTTTGCTGGCCGGTGCAGACTTGCTGCAGGCGCGGGCAAACGAGTTTATCGCGGTGGCGGGTGAGACCGGGGCCATGGCCAACTGGTATGGCTTCAATGTGAAACTGGCCGCCAATATGCTGCGCGAAGCCGCAGCCATGACCACGCAGATTACCGGTGAAGTCATCCCTTCGGATGTACCTGGCAGTTTCGCCATGGCCTTGCGCGCGCCCTGTGGCGTGGTGCTGGGCATCGCGCCCTGGAACGCCCCGGTCATCCTGGCTACCCGGGCCATCGCCATGCCGCTGGCCTGCGGCAACACGGTGGTGCTCAAGGCTTCGGAACTGAGCCCGGCAGCGCACCGGCTGATCGGCCAGGTGCTGCACGATGCAGGCCTGGGCGACGGCGTGGTCAACGTGATCAGCAATGCCCCGCAAGACGCCCCGGCCATCGTCGAGCGGCTGATCGCCAACCCGGCCGTGCGCCGTGTCAATTTCACGGGTTCTACTCATGTCGGGCGCATTGTCGGTGAGCTGGCCGCCCGGCACCTCAAACCAGCTTTGCTGGAGTTGGGCGGCAAAGCCCCGTTGCTGGTACTGGACGACGCTGACCTGGATGCAACCGTCGAAGCTGCGGCGTTTGGCGCCTACTTCAACCAAGGGCAGATCTGCATGTCCACGGAGCGGCTGGTGGTGGACAGCCGCATCGCCGACGCCTTTGTCGACAAGCTGGCGGTGAAGGTGGCCGGGCTGCGCGCCGGCGACCCGCTGGCCAGCACATCAGTGCTCGGCTCGCTGGTCAGCGGCGCGGCCGGTGAGCGCATCAAGGCGTTGATCGATGATGCCGTGGCCAAGGGCGCACGCCTGGTATGTGGCGGCCAGCTGGATGGCAGCATCCTGCAGCCGACCCTGCTCGACCACGTCGATAGCAGCATGCACCTGTACCGCGAGGAGTCCTTCGGGCCGGTGGCGGTGGTGTTGCGCGCCGAGGGTGACGAAGCCTTGCTGAAGCTGGCCAACGACTCTGAATTCGGCCTGTCGTCGGCCATCTTCAGTCGCGACACCAGCCGTGCGCTGGCCTTGGCCCAGCGGGTGGAGTCGGGCATCTGCCATATCAATGGCCCGACCGTGCACGACGAGGCGCAGATGCCGTTTGGCGGGGTCAAGTCGAGTGGCTACGGCAGCTTCGGCAGCCGCACGGCCATCGATCAGTTCACCCAGCTGCGCTGGGTCACCCTGCAGCATGGCCCGCGGCATTACCCCATCTGAGCAACACGCAATTGGCCGCCACCGGCAGCGCCGGGCGGCGGCAGGATGTAAAACAAGAACAAGGAGCAACCTGCGTGAATACCGAAGCCCGCTTACGGTCGTCCGACCCTGGCCAATGCCCGCCCTACCGGCAGGTGTCCATCGGGCACCCTCAGGTGCAGGTCAGTGAAGCCGACGGCATCCTGCGCATGCAGCCGGTCGAGCCCCTGGCACCGCTGCCTGCGCGTTTGCTCGACCGGCTGCTGCACT
It contains:
- a CDS encoding aldehyde dehydrogenase; translation: MLQVPLLIGGRSCPASDGRTFERRNPVTGEGVSQAAAATLADADAAVAAASAAFPAWAALAPGERRSRLLAGADLLQARANEFIAVAGETGAMANWYGFNVKLAANMLREAAAMTTQITGEVIPSDVPGSFAMALRAPCGVVLGIAPWNAPVILATRAIAMPLACGNTVVLKASELSPAAHRLIGQVLHDAGLGDGVVNVISNAPQDAPAIVERLIANPAVRRVNFTGSTHVGRIVGELAARHLKPALLELGGKAPLLVLDDADLDATVEAAAFGAYFNQGQICMSTERLVVDSRIADAFVDKLAVKVAGLRAGDPLASTSVLGSLVSGAAGERIKALIDDAVAKGARLVCGGQLDGSILQPTLLDHVDSSMHLYREESFGPVAVVLRAEGDEALLKLANDSEFGLSSAIFSRDTSRALALAQRVESGICHINGPTVHDEAQMPFGGVKSSGYGSFGSRTAIDQFTQLRWVTLQHGPRHYPI